AGAATGATAGGGGCGCCGATTTTCGAGAACGGCTCAGCAAGCTCACAAATTTCGCGAATCAAATGCTTAGACGGCTCCCGCTCCGGTTCGATCCAAGCGATCAAGGCTCCTTTCGTACCCACCAGTTCCCCTAGTGTCTTATCTGTTCCGTCCGACAAGGCGAACATGCTGTTCCGATTGACTGAACCAAGCACCGGAATGTCAAGTTGAACTTTGCGGAATGACAGGGTCACCTCTGTTTGTTCACCGGCATACACCGTGAAATAAGTACAACGGATCTGTGCTGTTCCATCTTTCAGACGCATGCCCGTTATCATTCGGTAAGATCCCTGCTCGACTTCGAACGGCTCATCGTACACATCCAATTTACCTTGCGGATAGAGCAACGTTGTGTAGATTCCATTCTCCAACCGCGCAAAAGTGAAGTTCTCAGAATACGAAGCTACCGGGGCTTCCGTTGCCGATTCGACATCCCGAAGGCATTGCAGTGTGCCATTATTCTTCTTCTCCGTATCCTGATCTGTTTCTTTCCCGAATACCGCATCTTCCCAGCTATCATCTGTCATATATTGCGGCTTCTGTTCACTCGGATGCAGTCGTGCCGGAATTCCTAGGCTGCGGCAGACGGTTACGAACAGAATATCAAGGGAAGTACGGTCTCCCTTCTTCAACTGGAAGGTACCTAGGGGTGTTCCCTTGCCTTTTAATTGGGACAAATCTTCCCTGATCTCCCACTCCTCATTCAGACGACGCACCAGATCAGATGGGCTCGCTCTAAATATAGCCGATTCCGCTTCGGTGAATTCGCCTTGGAAAAAGCGCTTATACGGTCCAAGCATTTCATATTGTACACGCGGACAAAGGATATACCGAACAAAGATATCTTCCGGATACTCTCCTTGTTGAGAGAGGGATCCGATCAGGTGATCGTCCAAAGTATCACGGAACGTATCTATCAAATCTTTTTCATTCAAGCTTTCTAGTAGACGCAGCGGCCACTCGCCATAGTCATGACAACGTTCCTCCAGGAAAGCTGCAATTTCGCGGCTGTTCCCACGCGCTTTGTGCAGCACATCCCATACCCGCTCAGGCTGTAGGTCAAGTATCCGAGCGATATCACTCGCTTGAGCTTCATCTACGAATGTCTCCTCGTAGCTTTTCCGGATCAGCATTCCTTTCTCGAGACGGCCGTTATGCCGCTGTATCTCTTCCTCGGATACCGGTTCTGTTGCGTCACCCTCCCGTTCCGGCGGCGGGACCAGATCAAAATCCACCGTTCCTTCTGGCTGCTGTGTCTGGTCAAGAACGACCTCGAAATGTTCACCATCTGCAACTGTGATTTTCTTTTCACCCCACCGGCCTACATGTACCGCTCGAATGACAAGATCACCAAACCCTGTCTTGAATGAGACCTCGCCCCATTCGTTCGTCGGTAGCACGGCAATGGGTGATAATTCGGCCGTGTTGTATAACTCGAAGAATACCTTGGCACCTTCAACCGCCTGACCGTTCTCATCCTTCACAAGAACCGTGATTGTCCGCGTAGGTGCATAATTACCGAGTAGATTGATTTCCGTAAACCACTCGTGAGCAAGCGTGATGTCCTCCGGACCAGGATAGTTCGCAGGAATCCGTGTGTTAATAAGCATCGCTCTTCGAGCGGGTGGACTAAACCATCCTTGGTTCAGTCGTGGTTCCGGTTCACATGCGCCGATGTAAACCCACTGCCCATCAGCCCATGCCTCCACCCAAGCATGGTTATTGTCGCAATGAGCCCAGCGTGGGGTATAACACTGTCGGGCAGGAATGCCTAAGCTTCGGAGCGCCGCAACCGCAAGTGTCGATTCTTCGCCGCAGCGGCCACGCGCATTCCTAATCATCGTCAGCGGCGAGATCGTCCGCGAATCACTTCCAATATATGTTGCTTTCTCATGGCACCAATAATTCGTCTCTAGAATGGCCTCCGCCATTGACAAGTTCACGATACGATCTGCCAATTCATCGAATAAGATGCCTCGACAATCTTCGATATTCTCACTATTCACCCGGTACGGTAACACGAAATTTAGAAATAGGGAGTCAGGAACCCTTTCGCCCCATGGAACCTGCTTGCGGATGTCCAATGTTTGGCGGACATGGCTCAAGAATAATGAACCTTCGTAATCGGCCAAATCATTCAAAGGCATATACGCATACAAGAATTTGAGTGCCCATGTCTCTTCTTCAGTTAGTTCCTGCCGAAATATATTGAACAACTGAACATTTCGCGCCTGAGCGACAAGCTGCTTCTCGCCGAACTTACGCTCGATAAGCTCCATGGTCCGATCATCCAATGAGAACACAGAAGTTTGAATAGTCATTAGTTATTACTCCTTCCACAACTTTCCATCTTCCCTGATATACAGGGTTGCGCTACCGTCGGATGACGGCGCTGAAATCAGAAACAGTCTGCTGGTTGCCTCGATTGTTGGTGTAATACTCCATGCCTCGTTCCCCATCAACATCTTCACATCTGTGGTAAATTCACCGTTGTTTGCGAAGAAATTGCGCTCACGATAATAAAGCTTACGTAGCTCCCACTTCATGCGTTCATCTGGTGACGGCTCAAAGTATTCAGGGCCGTACTTATCAGCAAACACGACATAGCCCCATAATTCCGGATAATGCATATTAATAATTCCCATCGGTGACCACACCCAGTTATCCTCTGGATAAGGCTTCCCTGTGTCTGGATTCACAACCTTGCAGTATTCGTCTTCCTTAACCTCTACGCGCCAATCAACGCGGGAGAAATTAACGCGCCAGAATTCACCTTTTACCGGAGGGCGGCCTTCGAGCGCGCATTCTCTCAAGCTAGTCCAAGGCATAGCCACCTCAACACTCCATTTTCGATTTACCGCACTTGGACAATTCAACTCACCGTCAATATGCACTGCCGTCTGTAGTCCGTTAATATCCCAGGCATTAACCGGAGGCCCGCCATCACGATATGGCTTGACCAGCAGCAGATCCCATACCGTGTTCAACGCATTGATTTCGAACTCGTAATATTGGTGCGTATCTCCGTCAGGATCAATGAATATTTCAAAATCGTTATCATAAAAAATAACCGAATCTCGTTCCGTCAACGTAGCCCAAATCTGTTCTTCCATCAATTCCGCCGCAAAGTAAAAATAATCATCGTCCCACAGCATTTTCACTCGGGTTCGTTTCGTAGGCTTCGGACGAAGGTCTCCTTCAATATCAACGAAATCGTCACTCCAATCAGCTTCCGTCCAGAAATGCTTATCCACACGACCGTCCAGAATGAGTGGTTCAGTCGCGCGTTTACAAATATAATGTTTCGGAGCATATTCAATGTTCGGCTCCGGTACTCCACTTTGATTCACGTCATTCCCTCCTATCGTTTTTACGTTTAAGCCTTAAGATCGTATACTTAGCACTAATTTAATCCTATTTCCATAATGATACTTCTCGTATTTGTTTGATTTTCTTGTTATCATGAAACAATGAATGGCAAGCAAATAAATAACAATACATAGAAACTTCATCATCGAGAATTTGCAGGAGGACAAATATATGAAACCGAATTACTTTAAGTCCAAACTATTCTTAAAATATTTCTGGTCCTACTTGTTCATTTTGATCATCCCATTAGTCTTCATTACGTTATTCATCTATGGAAACGCTGTCACTAATCTCCGGGCTGAGATTGAACGTTCTCATCTCAATCAATTAACGCAAACCAAAAATATCATTGATGACCGGATAAAAGAAATGAGTGACATCGCTTCGCGTATCTCCTATGACGAGAGGCTTACTCCATATCGGGTTCATGATCCCTATTTGGGCAGAGAAGCCATTCAAGCACTGGATCAATATAAAGCACCCAGTTCCATCATTGGTGAAATGCTCTTGTACTTCCATAATGATAAACGCATTTACTCTTCACAAGGAATGTCGAGTCTAGACGTATTTACGGACAAGTACAATTTCCACAATTGGACTCCTAAAGACCTTATCTATGATTTGAACAGCGTCAAATTACCAACGATGCGCCCGGCGGATCTCCTCAACCGCAACTCCTTTCAACAATCGATTCTGGCTTATCTTGTTCCGATTACACCGAACAGCCCTAGCCCGCACGGAACGGTCATGTACTTCATCAATGAAGCTGAACTTACCAGCTTAATTGATTCGATTCTAGGTAATTACCAAGGGCTATCTTATATTATTGATAACAACGGCCAAATTCTAACCGATAACCGTCAAGGTGAATCCCTTATGGAGGCTGAGGCCAACTTCCTATTTGGGCTGTCTCCAGGGATTCACAGCCAGACATTAAACGGCAAACAGCATTCCATCGTATCCGTTAAATCAGAAAATAACGGATGGACATATGTGACATTGATGCCGAGCGCTCAATTCTTCAGCAGCGTCCTGCATGTTCGCAGCTTCATTATCATGTTGTTCTCCATCGTCGTGCTCGTCGGAGCTGCGATCGCGATTATGCTGGCCCGAATTCAATACCAACCCATATCCACTCTGGCGGAATTCGCTAATTCCAACGCCAAACCAAACCGATTAGCCAACAAATCTGTCCAATCCGGTAACGAGCTTGAACGAATTCGGACTTTACTTGTAGATTACAGCTCACGAGTAGACCTTCAAGAGCCCTATGCAAGAAATCATTTTCTCTTCATGCTGTTGAAATACGGAAGCGCTCAAAACCAACCGCCAGATCTCTTAGAAATATTCAATCTTCAATTCGACCGAACTCACCACTTCGTTATGCTGATCGGGTGGGGCGAATTGGAAGACGGGCAAAACAATAAACAAGATAGACAGGAGATCATTGAGCTTCTTGCCCGGATGGAGTTCCACGAACTGGCTGCACATGCCTACGGCGTTGAACTTCCTCAACCGAAACAACTCGCGCTCATTGTCAGCTTCAATCTAGATGCCGCCATGCAAGAGTTCATCCATGTCCAACACATTGTCCAAGACATACGCGGCAATATACTCGAAATGGTCGACGTTATTCCAACGATTGGCGTTGGGACCTGTTATTCTAGTCCTGACCAACTTAATCAATCCTTTATTGAGGCCTGTTCCGCGTTTGAATTACGCACGTCAACCGATCATGGCACCGTCACTTTTTTCGAGAAGCTGTCCTATACGCCAGACCACACGTACTGGATCCCAGATAACGTGTTACTGAAGCTCTCACAAAGCTTGAAGCAAGGAAGCTATGCTGTAGCGGCACAGATCATCCGCCCGGAGTTCCGTCATTTGAATACATCAGAAATTTCCGCACTGCTTATGCGCTGCATCTGCTTCGACATTCTGAATACGATGCTGAAGACTGCATCTGAACTCGGCATCGATAACGCGATGCAGGAAATGGCCCCTCATATGATGTTCAATTCATTGGATGAATTGGAGCGCAGCTTCCTAAATATTGCTTCCCGGATCTGTGCTCAGGTCGAGCGTAATCAGATGAAGAAAGAGCATTCCCTGATGGATCAAGTTATTGCCTACATTAACAGTCACTATATGGACCATAATCTTAGTCTTGAGACGATATCCTTCGAGTTCGCCATCTCTCCTTCACATGTTAGCCGTTCATTCAAGGAAAAGATGGGATTAAACTTCATCCCGTATATATGGCAAAAAAGGATGGAAGAGGTTATGCACCAATTAAAAACGACGAACGACCCATTAAAGGACATTATTATGCGAGTCGGTTATCTCGATACACCGAACTTCATCCGTAAATTTAAGAAGGAAACCGGATTGACCCCTGGCCAATACCGTAAACTTCACACAGAGAACGAGCGGATCAAATCGGGCACTTGACCCTCATTAAAGAATAGCCATGATGCAAGCTCAAGCTAACCCGATCACCATGATGCATGGCCGGGTTAGCTTGCATCTCACGTTAGACAGTCTATTTATTTGTTACTCGACGTTCCAACGATCGTATGCACCCTGATAAATTTCCACGATACGATTACCGCCCATCTTTTCAACTTGAGCCTTGTATTTATCCCAATTGGAGAGAGGTTCCTGGCCCGTTACGAATTTCGCTTCCATCTGTTTGACATACGTATCTAGATCAGACCGTAAAGTGGAAGTCTCAGACTGCTCCTCATTCGATAAATAAACACTTGGGAAGGGCGCTTTGGCGATCGGAATCAACTTCTCTTCATTTTCCTTATCAAGCCATAAGTCGAAATCACTTCTTAATCCGTTAGTAAGATCGCTTCGGTTCATGCCTGGAGGGACGACACCATTATTAGGTGTAAGCTTTCCCTTATATTCATCACGATTACCGCCGCCAGGAACAGGAAGCCATTCTTTCATATGATTCTCTTTGTCAGTATATTTCCAGAGTATGTTTTCAGGTCCTTGTGCGAACAGAGAAGCACCCTCATAACTGTATTGGTAGTCCACCCAGCGCATAGTTGCTTCTGGAGCCGGATTGCTGCTAGAAATGGCAAAGGTGCCACTCGTAGAAAGACCAGGATGTTTACCATACACAGGAGAACCCGCGATTTCACTCTCCACCAGTGTCATCATTGGGTTACTGCTGTCCGGCTCGCCACCCAAAGTGAAGTTAGGAAACCACTCGCTAAACAGTGCAAGTTGGTTGTTTATCCCCTTAGCCTTCTTCTGATCATTTGTCTGCGAGAACGTCTCGTGGTCGAGCAGGT
The nucleotide sequence above comes from Paenibacillus sp. IHBB 10380. Encoded proteins:
- a CDS encoding carbohydrate-binding family 9-like protein, yielding MNQSGVPEPNIEYAPKHYICKRATEPLILDGRVDKHFWTEADWSDDFVDIEGDLRPKPTKRTRVKMLWDDDYFYFAAELMEEQIWATLTERDSVIFYDNDFEIFIDPDGDTHQYYEFEINALNTVWDLLLVKPYRDGGPPVNAWDINGLQTAVHIDGELNCPSAVNRKWSVEVAMPWTSLRECALEGRPPVKGEFWRVNFSRVDWRVEVKEDEYCKVVNPDTGKPYPEDNWVWSPMGIINMHYPELWGYVVFADKYGPEYFEPSPDERMKWELRKLYYRERNFFANNGEFTTDVKMLMGNEAWSITPTIEATSRLFLISAPSSDGSATLYIREDGKLWKE
- a CDS encoding helix-turn-helix domain-containing protein; its protein translation is MKPNYFKSKLFLKYFWSYLFILIIPLVFITLFIYGNAVTNLRAEIERSHLNQLTQTKNIIDDRIKEMSDIASRISYDERLTPYRVHDPYLGREAIQALDQYKAPSSIIGEMLLYFHNDKRIYSSQGMSSLDVFTDKYNFHNWTPKDLIYDLNSVKLPTMRPADLLNRNSFQQSILAYLVPITPNSPSPHGTVMYFINEAELTSLIDSILGNYQGLSYIIDNNGQILTDNRQGESLMEAEANFLFGLSPGIHSQTLNGKQHSIVSVKSENNGWTYVTLMPSAQFFSSVLHVRSFIIMLFSIVVLVGAAIAIMLARIQYQPISTLAEFANSNAKPNRLANKSVQSGNELERIRTLLVDYSSRVDLQEPYARNHFLFMLLKYGSAQNQPPDLLEIFNLQFDRTHHFVMLIGWGELEDGQNNKQDRQEIIELLARMEFHELAAHAYGVELPQPKQLALIVSFNLDAAMQEFIHVQHIVQDIRGNILEMVDVIPTIGVGTCYSSPDQLNQSFIEACSAFELRTSTDHGTVTFFEKLSYTPDHTYWIPDNVLLKLSQSLKQGSYAVAAQIIRPEFRHLNTSEISALLMRCICFDILNTMLKTASELGIDNAMQEMAPHMMFNSLDELERSFLNIASRICAQVERNQMKKEHSLMDQVIAYINSHYMDHNLSLETISFEFAISPSHVSRSFKEKMGLNFIPYIWQKRMEEVMHQLKTTNDPLKDIIMRVGYLDTPNFIRKFKKETGLTPGQYRKLHTENERIKSGT
- a CDS encoding transglutaminase domain-containing protein; this translates as MTIQTSVFSLDDRTMELIERKFGEKQLVAQARNVQLFNIFRQELTEEETWALKFLYAYMPLNDLADYEGSLFLSHVRQTLDIRKQVPWGERVPDSLFLNFVLPYRVNSENIEDCRGILFDELADRIVNLSMAEAILETNYWCHEKATYIGSDSRTISPLTMIRNARGRCGEESTLAVAALRSLGIPARQCYTPRWAHCDNNHAWVEAWADGQWVYIGACEPEPRLNQGWFSPPARRAMLINTRIPANYPGPEDITLAHEWFTEINLLGNYAPTRTITVLVKDENGQAVEGAKVFFELYNTAELSPIAVLPTNEWGEVSFKTGFGDLVIRAVHVGRWGEKKITVADGEHFEVVLDQTQQPEGTVDFDLVPPPEREGDATEPVSEEEIQRHNGRLEKGMLIRKSYEETFVDEAQASDIARILDLQPERVWDVLHKARGNSREIAAFLEERCHDYGEWPLRLLESLNEKDLIDTFRDTLDDHLIGSLSQQGEYPEDIFVRYILCPRVQYEMLGPYKRFFQGEFTEAESAIFRASPSDLVRRLNEEWEIREDLSQLKGKGTPLGTFQLKKGDRTSLDILFVTVCRSLGIPARLHPSEQKPQYMTDDSWEDAVFGKETDQDTEKKNNGTLQCLRDVESATEAPVASYSENFTFARLENGIYTTLLYPQGKLDVYDEPFEVEQGSYRMITGMRLKDGTAQIRCTYFTVYAGEQTEVTLSFRKVQLDIPVLGSVNRNSMFALSDGTDKTLGELVGTKGALIAWIEPEREPSKHLIREICELAEPFSKIGAPIILVVGDDKWTASFDPSGYPSLPSGSMIVRDSVYDSLQGFMSQLAEREDSFPHVYVLDEQDRIRYTESGYKLGIGKEALQVLSGIWKP